The Cervus canadensis isolate Bull #8, Minnesota chromosome X, ASM1932006v1, whole genome shotgun sequence genome contains a region encoding:
- the LOC122434794 gene encoding transcription initiation protein SPT3 homolog isoform X1: MNNTAASPMSAATCSSGRSAGKSISFTAELQSMMFSLGDARRPLHETAVLVEDVVHTQLVNLLQQAAEVSQLRGARVISAEDLLFLMRKDKKKLRRLLKYMFFRDYKSKIVKGIDEDDLLEDKLSGSNNTNKRQKIAQDFLNSIDQTGELLAMFEDDEIDEVKQERMERAERQTRVMDSAQYAEFCESRHLSFSKKGSKFRDWLDCGSMEIKPNVVAMEILAYLAYETVAQLVDLALLVRQDLVTKAGDPFSHAISATFIQYHNSAEGSCLKPYPDSPENTPPPTPTAPSAGSQHSGKATSGSLGNGSAGQDSAKTKQRKRKKSTAACGVEAHSDAIQPSHIREAVRRYGHKIGPLSPFTVRNNRVIKSYIYNLKEF; the protein is encoded by the exons atgaataatactGCAGCCAGCCCAATGTCTGCTGCCACTTGTAGCAGTGGAAGAAGTGCAGGGAAGTCTATAAGCTTCACAGCAGAATTGCAGAGTATGAT GTTTTCTTTAGGTGATGCTCGGAGGCCTCTTCATGAAACGGCAGTTTTGGTAGAAGATGTGGTGCACACTCAGTTAGTTAATCTGTTACAGCAAGCTGCTGAAGTTTCTCAGCTTCGGGGAGCAAGAGTAATTTCTGCTGAAGATCTTCTGTTTTTGATGCGCAAGGATAAGAAAAAACTTAGAAGACTgctaaaatacatgtttttccgAGACTACAAATCAAAGATTGTCAAAGGCATTGACGAGGATGATCTTCTGGAAGACAAATTGAGTGGCAGCAATAatacaaacaaaagacaaaaaatcgCTCAAGACTTTCTCAACTCTATTGACCAAACAGGAGAACTCTTGGCAATGTTTGAAGATGATGAAATTGATGAAGTTAAACAAGAAAGAATGGAGAGAGCAGAAAGACAAACTCGAGTTATGGATTCAGCTCAATATGCAGAATTCTGTGAAAGTCGACACTTAAGTTTCTCCAAAAAAGGGTCCAAATTTCGAGACTGGTTGGACTGCGGTAGTATGGAGATAAAGCCCAATGTTGTTGCTATGGAAATTTTAGCATATTTAGCGTATGAAACGGTGGCACAGTTAGTGGATCTGGCTCTTCTTGTGAGGCAGGACCTGGtaaccaaggcaggagaccccttCAGCCATGCCATTTCTGCCACCTTCATTCAGTACCACAACTCTGCTGAGGGGTCTTGCTTGAAGCCCTATCCAGACTCTCCTGAGAACACACCTCCTCCCACACCAACAGCTCCGTCCGCGGGCTCACAGCACTCGGGGAAGGCCACATCGGGATCCCTAGGGAATGGGAGTGCTGGACAAGACTCAGCTAAGaccaaacaaaggaaaagaaaaaag AGCACTGCGGCCTGTGGTGTTGAGGCTcacagcgatgccatccagcccagCCACATCAGAGAGGCCGTCCGACGCTATGGCCACAAGATTGGCCCCCTTTCCCCATTCACAGTACGTAATAACAGAGttataaaaagttatatttataatCTGAAAGAATTTTGA
- the LOC122434794 gene encoding transcription initiation protein SPT3 homolog isoform X2 → MNNTAASPMSAATCSSGRSAGKSISFTAELQSMMFSLGDARRPLHETAVLVEDVVHTQLVNLLQQAAEVSQLRGARVISAEDLLFLMRKDKKKLRRLLKYMFFRDYKSKIVKGIDEDDLLEDKLSGSNNTNKRQKIAQDFLNSIDQTGELLAMFEDDEIDEVKQERMERAERQTRVMDSAQYAEFCESRHLSFSKKGSKFRDWLDCGSMEIKPNVVAMEILAYLAYETVAQLVDLALLVRQDLVTKAGDPFSHAISATFIQYHNSAEGSCLKPYPDSPENTPPPTPTAPSAGSQHSGKATSGSLGNGSAGQDSAKTKQRKRKKEHCGLWC, encoded by the exons atgaataatactGCAGCCAGCCCAATGTCTGCTGCCACTTGTAGCAGTGGAAGAAGTGCAGGGAAGTCTATAAGCTTCACAGCAGAATTGCAGAGTATGAT GTTTTCTTTAGGTGATGCTCGGAGGCCTCTTCATGAAACGGCAGTTTTGGTAGAAGATGTGGTGCACACTCAGTTAGTTAATCTGTTACAGCAAGCTGCTGAAGTTTCTCAGCTTCGGGGAGCAAGAGTAATTTCTGCTGAAGATCTTCTGTTTTTGATGCGCAAGGATAAGAAAAAACTTAGAAGACTgctaaaatacatgtttttccgAGACTACAAATCAAAGATTGTCAAAGGCATTGACGAGGATGATCTTCTGGAAGACAAATTGAGTGGCAGCAATAatacaaacaaaagacaaaaaatcgCTCAAGACTTTCTCAACTCTATTGACCAAACAGGAGAACTCTTGGCAATGTTTGAAGATGATGAAATTGATGAAGTTAAACAAGAAAGAATGGAGAGAGCAGAAAGACAAACTCGAGTTATGGATTCAGCTCAATATGCAGAATTCTGTGAAAGTCGACACTTAAGTTTCTCCAAAAAAGGGTCCAAATTTCGAGACTGGTTGGACTGCGGTAGTATGGAGATAAAGCCCAATGTTGTTGCTATGGAAATTTTAGCATATTTAGCGTATGAAACGGTGGCACAGTTAGTGGATCTGGCTCTTCTTGTGAGGCAGGACCTGGtaaccaaggcaggagaccccttCAGCCATGCCATTTCTGCCACCTTCATTCAGTACCACAACTCTGCTGAGGGGTCTTGCTTGAAGCCCTATCCAGACTCTCCTGAGAACACACCTCCTCCCACACCAACAGCTCCGTCCGCGGGCTCACAGCACTCGGGGAAGGCCACATCGGGATCCCTAGGGAATGGGAGTGCTGGACAAGACTCAGCTAAGaccaaacaaaggaaaagaaaaa AAGAGCACTGCGGCCTGTGGTGTTGA